The Pseudomonas allokribbensis genome has a window encoding:
- a CDS encoding cold-shock protein, whose amino-acid sequence MSNRQTGTVKWFNDEKGFGFITPQSGDDLFVHFKAIQSDGFKSLKEGQQVSFIATRGQKGMQAEEVQVI is encoded by the coding sequence ATGTCTAATCGCCAAACCGGTACCGTTAAGTGGTTCAACGATGAAAAAGGCTTCGGCTTCATCACTCCACAATCCGGTGACGACCTGTTCGTTCACTTCAAAGCTATCCAATCCGACGGCTTCAAAAGCCTGAAAGAAGGCCAACAGGTTTCTTTCATCGCTACCCGCGGTCAGAAAGGCATGCAAGCTGAAGAAGTACAAGTTATCTAA
- a CDS encoding ABC transporter permease has protein sequence MIELLQDYWKAFLYTDGQNITGLAMTMWLLSASIFFGFIVSIPLSIARVSSHFYIRWPVQFYTYLFRGTPLYIQLLICYTGIYSLAAVRAQPLLDSFFRDAMNCTILAFALNTCAYTTEIFAGAIRSMNHGEVEAAKAYGLTGWKLYAYVIMPSALRRSLPYYSNEVILMLHSTTVAFTATIPDILKVARDANSATFLTFQSFGIAALIYLTITFALVGLFRLAERRWLAFLGPTH, from the coding sequence ATGATCGAACTCCTGCAGGACTACTGGAAAGCCTTCCTTTATACCGACGGCCAGAACATCACCGGGCTGGCGATGACGATGTGGCTGCTCAGCGCTTCGATCTTCTTCGGTTTCATCGTGTCGATTCCGCTGTCGATCGCCCGTGTCTCGTCGCACTTCTACATCCGCTGGCCGGTGCAGTTCTACACCTACCTGTTCCGTGGCACGCCGCTCTATATCCAGCTGCTGATCTGCTACACCGGCATCTACAGCCTGGCCGCCGTGCGCGCCCAGCCGCTGCTCGACAGTTTCTTTCGCGATGCGATGAACTGCACGATCCTCGCCTTTGCCCTCAACACCTGCGCCTACACCACGGAGATCTTCGCCGGGGCCATCCGCAGCATGAACCACGGCGAAGTCGAAGCGGCCAAGGCCTACGGCCTGACCGGCTGGAAGCTGTATGCCTACGTGATCATGCCGTCGGCACTGCGTCGCTCGCTGCCGTACTACAGCAACGAAGTGATCCTGATGCTGCACTCGACCACCGTGGCCTTCACCGCGACCATCCCGGACATCCTGAAAGTCGCGCGGGACGCCAACTCGGCGACCTTCCTGACGTTCCAGTCGTTCGGCATCGCCGCGCTGATCTACCTGACCATCACCTTTGCGCTGGTCGGCCTGTTCCGCCTCGCCGAACGCCGATGGCTGGCCTTCCTCGGGCCGACTCACTAG
- a CDS encoding DUF481 domain-containing protein: MLSRTLLCLAVFSASTPLLADTVWLKNGDKLSGKITLFDGGKLLVQTQYAGAVTIDWKQVKTLESDQELLVKQDAYSGEKAKSLTAAEDGKVTLANGEAPKTVELASIQQILKPKPVVEDLVWKGNVDLALDYQRAEKDTNDYDIGFKTSARHGRWRHTAEGEYNREVQDEVVTTNNWRAEYALDRFLTDKWFWQGRLNYKRDYVEELSRQRVVGTGPGYQFWDDELGAFSLGSLLNRTDYEYSDGGKDNFYSVAMKWDYNRYLIGKKVQFFTTGEIGKPLSDVANYALDSEVGLRYKVTDWASLNLKAERDIISGTKDADLNKTRYTAGFGVAW, from the coding sequence ATGTTGTCCAGAACCCTGCTGTGCCTTGCTGTCTTCAGTGCGTCCACGCCCTTGCTTGCCGATACCGTCTGGTTGAAGAACGGTGACAAGCTGAGCGGCAAAATCACCCTGTTCGACGGCGGCAAGTTGCTGGTCCAGACCCAGTACGCCGGTGCGGTCACCATCGACTGGAAGCAGGTGAAGACGCTGGAAAGTGATCAGGAACTGCTGGTCAAGCAGGACGCGTACAGCGGCGAAAAAGCCAAGTCGCTGACCGCCGCCGAAGACGGCAAGGTCACCCTGGCCAACGGTGAAGCGCCGAAAACCGTCGAGCTGGCGAGCATCCAGCAGATTCTCAAGCCCAAGCCTGTGGTCGAGGATCTCGTCTGGAAGGGCAATGTCGACCTGGCCCTGGATTATCAGCGTGCTGAAAAAGACACCAATGACTACGACATCGGCTTCAAGACCTCGGCGCGCCATGGCCGTTGGCGTCATACCGCTGAGGGCGAGTACAACCGCGAAGTCCAGGATGAGGTGGTGACCACCAATAACTGGCGTGCCGAATACGCCCTGGACCGCTTCCTGACTGATAAGTGGTTCTGGCAGGGGCGTCTGAACTACAAGCGTGATTACGTCGAAGAGCTGTCACGCCAGCGGGTGGTCGGTACCGGTCCGGGCTACCAGTTCTGGGATGACGAGCTGGGGGCGTTCTCGCTCGGCTCGCTGCTCAACCGCACCGACTACGAGTACAGCGATGGCGGCAAGGACAACTTCTATTCCGTCGCGATGAAGTGGGACTACAACCGCTACCTGATCGGCAAGAAGGTGCAGTTCTTCACCACCGGCGAGATTGGCAAGCCACTGTCAGACGTCGCCAACTATGCCCTGGATTCGGAAGTGGGCCTGCGCTACAAGGTGACGGACTGGGCCTCGCTCAATCTCAAGGCCGAGCGTGACATCATCAGTGGTACCAAGGATGCCGATCTGAACAAGACCCGCTACACCGCCGGGTTTGGCGTGGCCTGGTAA
- a CDS encoding transporter substrate-binding domain-containing protein codes for MKKALLTLSALALCMAAGSALAKEYKELRFGVDPSYAPFESKAADGSLVGFDIDLGNAICAELKVKCKWVESDFDGMIPGLKANKFDGVISSMTVTEAREKVIDFSSELFSGPTAYVSKKGSGITNDVASLKGKTVGYEQGTIQEAYAKAVLDKAGVKTQAYANQDQVYSDLTSGRLDAGIQDMLQAELGFLKSPQGAEYAVSEPVDAPLLPAKTAVGIKKGNTELKALLDKGIKALHDDGKYAEIQKKHFGDLNLYSGK; via the coding sequence ATGAAAAAAGCATTGCTGACCCTTTCTGCACTGGCGTTGTGCATGGCCGCCGGTTCCGCACTGGCCAAGGAATACAAAGAGCTGCGTTTTGGCGTTGACCCTTCCTACGCACCGTTCGAGTCGAAAGCGGCCGATGGCAGTCTGGTGGGCTTTGACATCGACCTGGGCAACGCGATCTGCGCCGAGCTGAAGGTCAAGTGCAAATGGGTCGAAAGCGACTTCGACGGCATGATTCCAGGCCTCAAGGCCAATAAATTCGACGGTGTGATCTCGTCGATGACCGTCACCGAAGCCCGCGAAAAAGTCATCGACTTCTCCAGCGAGCTGTTCTCCGGCCCGACTGCGTATGTGTCGAAGAAAGGTTCGGGCATCACCAACGACGTGGCCTCCCTGAAAGGCAAAACCGTCGGCTACGAGCAAGGCACCATTCAGGAAGCCTATGCCAAAGCCGTGCTGGACAAGGCCGGCGTGAAAACCCAGGCCTACGCCAACCAGGATCAGGTGTATTCCGACCTGACTTCCGGCCGTCTCGATGCGGGCATTCAGGACATGCTGCAGGCCGAACTGGGCTTTCTGAAGTCGCCACAGGGCGCCGAATACGCAGTCAGCGAGCCGGTTGACGCACCGTTGCTGCCAGCCAAAACCGCTGTCGGTATTAAGAAAGGTAACACCGAGCTGAAAGCGCTTTTGGATAAAGGTATCAAAGCGTTACACGACGACGGCAAATACGCCGAGATTCAAAAGAAACACTTTGGCGATCTGAATCTGTACAGCGGCAAATAA
- a CDS encoding ATP-dependent DNA ligase, with translation MKDFAGLYAELDATTSSKAKLAAMQRYFATAAPQDAAWAVYFLSGGRPRQLIPVRILRDLAVEVSGLEPWLFEESYQAVGDLAETISLVLPENPHTSEAGLAEWIEQKLLPLRGETPEYLARQLPALWAQLDRPSLMLCIKLITGSFRVGVSKLLVTRALASMAGLDSKRVAQRLVGYTDLSNRPNAASYLKLIAPESTTEHAQRGGQPYPFFLAHGLSQPVEQFEALLGPASNWQVEWKWDGIRAQVVKRDGRLWIWSRGEELVTERFPELDTLVHGLPDGTVIDGEIVVWKNPHPTTEDAFDPQSTAPPAVQPFALLQQRIGRKTLDRKILEDVPVVVLAYDLLEWQGEDWRNQPQSRRREQLEHVIAQCNNPVLLPSPVLTGSDWFDLARQREASRRLGVEGMMLKARDAMYGVGRTKDMGVWWKWKVDPFSVDAVLIYAQRGHGRRASLYSDYTFAVWDGPPGASPRALVPFAKAYSGLSDAEMREVDSIVRKTTVEKFGPVSSVTPSLVFELGFEGIALSRRHKSGIAVRFPRMLRWRQDKTVDEADSLATLQDLLV, from the coding sequence ATGAAAGACTTCGCCGGGTTGTACGCCGAACTCGATGCCACCACCTCCAGCAAGGCGAAACTGGCGGCCATGCAACGCTACTTCGCCACGGCTGCGCCGCAGGATGCGGCCTGGGCGGTGTACTTTCTGTCGGGCGGACGACCACGGCAACTGATCCCGGTGCGAATCCTGCGTGATCTGGCGGTCGAGGTGTCCGGGCTCGAGCCGTGGCTGTTCGAAGAGAGCTATCAAGCCGTCGGCGATCTGGCGGAAACCATCTCGCTGGTACTGCCGGAAAATCCGCACACCTCCGAGGCCGGTCTCGCCGAATGGATCGAACAGAAACTGCTGCCCCTGCGCGGTGAAACCCCGGAGTACCTGGCTCGGCAGTTGCCGGCACTGTGGGCGCAACTCGACCGGCCGAGCCTGATGCTGTGCATCAAACTGATCACCGGCAGTTTTCGGGTCGGCGTGTCTAAACTGTTGGTGACCCGCGCCCTCGCGTCGATGGCCGGGCTGGACAGCAAACGCGTGGCGCAACGATTGGTGGGTTACACCGATCTGTCCAACCGGCCGAACGCCGCCAGTTATCTGAAACTGATCGCCCCCGAATCCACCACCGAGCACGCCCAACGCGGCGGTCAGCCTTATCCGTTCTTTCTCGCCCACGGTCTGTCACAACCGGTCGAACAGTTCGAAGCCCTGCTCGGCCCGGCCAGCAACTGGCAAGTTGAATGGAAGTGGGACGGCATCCGCGCGCAAGTGGTCAAGCGTGATGGACGCCTGTGGATCTGGTCCCGAGGCGAAGAACTGGTGACCGAGCGCTTCCCCGAACTCGACACCCTTGTCCACGGTTTGCCCGACGGCACGGTGATCGACGGTGAAATCGTGGTCTGGAAAAACCCGCATCCCACCACCGAAGACGCCTTCGACCCGCAATCGACAGCGCCACCGGCGGTGCAACCCTTTGCCCTGCTCCAGCAACGGATCGGCCGCAAGACCCTGGACAGGAAAATCCTCGAAGACGTGCCTGTGGTCGTCCTCGCCTACGACTTGCTGGAATGGCAGGGCGAAGACTGGCGCAACCAACCGCAATCCCGACGCCGCGAACAACTGGAGCACGTCATCGCGCAGTGCAACAACCCGGTGCTGCTGCCCTCCCCGGTGCTGACCGGCAGCGACTGGTTCGACCTCGCCCGTCAACGCGAAGCCTCCCGGCGACTGGGCGTCGAGGGCATGATGCTCAAGGCCCGGGACGCGATGTACGGCGTCGGTCGCACCAAGGACATGGGCGTTTGGTGGAAATGGAAAGTCGACCCGTTCAGTGTCGACGCGGTGCTGATCTACGCCCAGCGCGGGCATGGCCGGCGCGCCAGCCTGTACAGCGATTACACCTTCGCGGTATGGGACGGCCCGCCCGGCGCCAGCCCGCGCGCACTGGTGCCCTTCGCCAAGGCCTATTCCGGGCTCTCGGACGCGGAAATGCGCGAAGTCGACAGCATCGTGCGCAAGACCACCGTGGAAAAATTCGGCCCGGTCAGCAGCGTGACGCCCAGCCTGGTCTTCGAGCTGGGTTTCGAAGGCATCGCCCTGTCGCGCCGGCACAAGAGCGGCATCGCCGTGCGCTTTCCGCGCATGCTGCGCTGGCGCCAGGACAAGACCGTCGACGAAGCGGACAGTCTGGCGACCTTGCAGGATCTGCTGGTCTGA
- a CDS encoding ligase-associated DNA damage response exonuclease — MDLVIARPEGLYCPAGDFYIDPWRPVERAVITHAHGDHARTGNNHYLAASAGEGVLRARLGQDINLQTLEYGQRLTHHGVTLSFHPAGHVLGSGQVRLEYGGEVWVASGDYKIEPDGTCAPFEPVRCHTFITESTFGLPIYRWQPQAQVFGEINQWWQANIEAGKTSVLFCYSFGKAQRILHGIDETLGPILSHGAVEPLNRVYREAGVYLPPTIYAGDVKKNDPLLRQALVIAPPSAGGSSWMRRFGDYSDSFASGWMRLRGTRRRRGVDRGFVLSDHADWPGLLWAIEQTGAERVMVTHGSIAVLVRHLREQGLDAQGFNTEYGDDEQDNIAVEPAVAEVQP; from the coding sequence ATGGACCTTGTTATCGCCCGCCCCGAAGGCCTGTACTGCCCCGCCGGGGATTTCTACATTGATCCGTGGCGCCCGGTCGAACGCGCGGTGATCACTCATGCCCACGGCGATCATGCCCGCACCGGCAACAATCACTATCTGGCCGCCAGCGCCGGCGAAGGGGTTCTGCGCGCGCGACTGGGTCAGGACATCAACCTGCAAACGCTCGAGTACGGCCAGCGCCTGACTCACCACGGTGTCACCTTGAGTTTTCACCCCGCCGGGCACGTTCTGGGTTCGGGTCAGGTACGTCTGGAATACGGCGGTGAAGTCTGGGTTGCGTCCGGCGACTACAAGATCGAACCCGACGGCACCTGCGCGCCCTTCGAGCCAGTGCGCTGCCACACCTTCATCACCGAATCGACCTTCGGCCTGCCGATCTACCGCTGGCAGCCGCAAGCGCAAGTGTTCGGCGAGATAAACCAGTGGTGGCAGGCGAATATCGAGGCCGGCAAGACCAGCGTGCTGTTCTGCTATTCCTTCGGCAAGGCCCAAAGAATCCTGCACGGCATCGACGAAACCCTCGGCCCGATCCTCAGCCATGGCGCGGTGGAACCGCTGAACCGGGTCTATCGCGAGGCGGGTGTGTATCTGCCGCCGACGATCTACGCCGGCGACGTGAAGAAAAACGATCCGTTGCTGCGTCAGGCGCTGGTCATCGCCCCGCCCTCGGCCGGTGGCAGCAGCTGGATGCGACGTTTCGGCGACTACAGCGACAGTTTCGCCAGTGGCTGGATGCGCCTTCGCGGCACCCGTCGGCGGCGCGGCGTGGATCGCGGTTTCGTGCTCTCGGATCACGCCGACTGGCCCGGCCTGTTGTGGGCCATCGAACAGACCGGCGCCGAACGGGTGATGGTCACCCACGGATCGATCGCCGTGCTGGTCCGCCACCTGCGCGAACAAGGGCTGGACGCCCAAGGCTTCAACACCGAATACGGTGACGACGAACAAGACAACATCGCCGTCGAACCCGCCGTTGCCGAGGTGCAACCATGA
- a CDS encoding ABC transporter ATP-binding protein, which produces MYKLTVEGLHKSYGDHQVLKGVSLKAKTGDVISLIGASGSGKSTFLRCINFLEQPNDGAMSLDGQAIRMVTDRHGMHVADANELQRLRTRLAMVFQHFNLWSHMTVLENITMAPRRVLGCSKQEADDRARRYLDKVGLPARVADQYPAFLSGGQQQRVAIARALAMEPEVMLFDEPTSALDPELVGEVLKVIQGLAEEGRTMIMVTHEMSFARKVSSQVLFLHQGLVEEEGAPEEVLGNPKSERLKQFLSGNLK; this is translated from the coding sequence ATGTACAAACTGACCGTAGAAGGCCTGCACAAAAGCTATGGCGACCATCAGGTGCTCAAAGGCGTTTCGCTCAAGGCCAAGACCGGTGACGTGATCAGTCTGATCGGCGCCAGCGGCTCGGGCAAAAGCACCTTTTTGCGCTGCATCAACTTTCTCGAACAACCCAACGACGGCGCGATGAGCCTCGACGGCCAGGCGATCCGCATGGTCACCGACCGCCACGGCATGCACGTCGCCGACGCCAATGAACTGCAACGCCTGCGCACGCGGCTGGCGATGGTGTTCCAGCACTTCAACCTGTGGAGCCACATGACCGTGCTGGAGAACATCACCATGGCCCCGCGCCGGGTGCTGGGCTGCAGCAAACAGGAGGCCGACGACCGCGCCCGTCGTTATCTGGACAAGGTTGGCTTGCCGGCACGGGTGGCCGATCAGTACCCGGCCTTCCTGTCCGGCGGCCAGCAGCAACGGGTGGCCATTGCCCGCGCGTTGGCGATGGAGCCGGAAGTCATGCTGTTCGACGAGCCGACCTCGGCACTCGACCCGGAACTGGTCGGCGAAGTGCTGAAGGTGATTCAGGGCCTGGCCGAGGAAGGCCGGACCATGATCATGGTGACCCACGAGATGAGTTTTGCGCGCAAGGTGTCGAGCCAGGTGCTGTTCCTGCACCAAGGGCTGGTGGAAGAAGAAGGCGCGCCGGAGGAAGTGCTGGGTAATCCGAAGAGCGAACGCCTGAAGCAGTTTCTCAGCGGCAACCTCAAGTAA
- a CDS encoding ABC transporter permease, giving the protein MFENLLQNLGLSAFSLKGFGPLLLEGTWMTIKLSALSLLVAVLLGLLGASAKLSKVKLLRLPAQLYTTLIRGVPDLVLMLLIFYSLQTWLTTLTDYMEWEYIEINPFSAGVLTLGFIYGAYFTETFRGAILAVPRGQVEAATAYGLKRGQRFRYVVFPQMMRFALPGIGNNWMVMLKATALVSIIGLADLVKAAQDAGKSSYQLFFFLVLAALIYLLITSVSNVILRWLERRYAAGAREAVR; this is encoded by the coding sequence ATGTTCGAAAACCTCTTACAAAATCTGGGGCTCTCCGCCTTCAGCCTCAAGGGCTTCGGTCCTTTGCTGTTGGAAGGCACCTGGATGACCATCAAATTATCGGCGTTGTCGCTGCTGGTGGCCGTGTTGCTCGGCCTGCTCGGTGCCAGTGCCAAGCTGTCAAAAGTCAAACTGCTGCGCCTGCCTGCCCAGCTCTACACCACGCTGATTCGCGGGGTGCCGGACCTGGTGCTGATGTTGTTGATCTTCTACAGCCTGCAAACCTGGCTGACGACGCTCACCGACTACATGGAATGGGAATACATCGAAATCAATCCGTTCAGCGCTGGGGTCCTGACCCTGGGCTTTATCTACGGTGCGTATTTCACCGAAACCTTCCGTGGCGCGATCCTCGCCGTACCGCGTGGCCAGGTTGAAGCCGCCACTGCGTACGGGCTCAAGCGCGGACAGCGTTTTCGCTACGTGGTGTTCCCGCAAATGATGCGTTTCGCCCTGCCCGGCATCGGCAACAACTGGATGGTGATGCTCAAGGCCACCGCGCTGGTCTCGATCATCGGCCTGGCCGATCTGGTCAAGGCTGCCCAGGACGCCGGTAAAAGCAGCTATCAACTGTTCTTCTTTCTGGTACTCGCCGCCTTGATCTACCTGCTGATCACCAGTGTTTCCAACGTCATCCTGCGCTGGCTCGAACGCCGCTACGCCGCCGGTGCCCGGGAGGCCGTACGATGA
- a CDS encoding succinylglutamate desuccinylase/aspartoacylase family protein, which translates to MRHQIHDLLAPLPGTARQIHSFHFGPDRAQGKIYIQSSLHADELPGMLVAWHLKQRLAELEAAGRLRSEIVLVPVANPVGLEQVLMDVPLGRYELESGQNFNRWFVDLSEEIGNEIESQLCDDPQRNLELIRTSLRNALARHTATTQLQSQRLTLQRLACDADMVLDLHCDFESVVHLYTTPEAWPQVEPLARYIESRASLLATDSGGQSFDECFTLLWWQLKERFGEHFEIPLGSFSVTVELRGQGDVTHPLASRDCEALLDYLIHFGAIAGEPKPLPDLPLPATPLAGVEPVVTPFGGLLVYTATPGQYLEAGQKIAEIIDPITDRVTPVHCTASGLLYARSLRRMATAGMVIAHVAGAEAYRSGYLLSP; encoded by the coding sequence ATGCGCCACCAGATACATGACCTGCTGGCCCCGCTGCCGGGGACCGCACGACAGATCCACAGCTTCCACTTCGGCCCGGACAGGGCCCAAGGCAAGATCTACATCCAGTCCTCGCTGCACGCCGACGAACTGCCCGGCATGCTCGTGGCCTGGCACCTCAAGCAGCGCCTGGCGGAGCTGGAAGCCGCCGGCCGCCTGCGCAGCGAAATCGTGCTGGTGCCGGTGGCCAACCCGGTCGGCCTCGAGCAAGTGCTGATGGACGTGCCACTGGGCCGTTACGAGCTGGAGAGCGGGCAGAACTTCAACCGCTGGTTCGTCGACCTCAGCGAAGAGATCGGCAACGAGATCGAATCGCAGCTCTGCGACGACCCGCAGCGCAACCTGGAACTGATCCGCACCAGCCTGCGCAACGCCCTCGCCCGCCACACCGCCACGACTCAGCTGCAATCCCAGCGCCTGACCCTGCAACGGCTGGCCTGTGACGCAGACATGGTGCTGGACCTGCACTGCGATTTCGAATCCGTCGTCCACCTTTACACCACGCCCGAGGCCTGGCCGCAGGTCGAGCCGCTGGCGCGCTACATCGAATCCCGGGCGAGCCTGCTGGCGACCGATTCCGGCGGCCAGTCGTTCGATGAGTGCTTCACCCTGCTGTGGTGGCAATTGAAGGAGCGCTTCGGCGAACACTTCGAGATTCCGCTTGGCAGTTTCTCGGTCACCGTCGAACTTCGCGGCCAGGGGGACGTCACCCATCCGCTGGCCAGCCGTGACTGTGAAGCCTTGCTCGATTACCTGATTCACTTCGGCGCCATCGCCGGCGAGCCGAAACCCCTGCCGGATCTGCCGCTCCCCGCCACGCCGCTGGCGGGTGTAGAGCCGGTCGTGACACCGTTCGGCGGGCTATTGGTGTACACAGCCACGCCCGGCCAGTACCTGGAAGCCGGGCAGAAAATCGCCGAAATCATTGACCCGATCACCGACCGGGTCACGCCAGTCCATTGCACCGCTTCCGGTCTTCTCTATGCCCGCTCGCTGCGGCGCATGGCGACGGCCGGCATGGTGATCGCCCACGTCGCGGGCGCCGAAGCCTATCGCAGCGGCTACTTACTTTCGCCTTGA
- the dcd gene encoding dCTP deaminase produces MSIKSDKWIRRMAQEHGMIEPFVERQVRGSDDSRVISYGVSSYGYDVRCTNHFKVFTNINSAIVDPKNFDAGSFVDVHSDVCIIPPNSFALATTVEYFRIPRNVLTICLGKSTYARCGIIVNVTPLEPEWEGQVTLEFSNTTNLPAKIYANEGVAQMLFLESDEECEVSYKDRAGKYQGQRGVTLPRT; encoded by the coding sequence ATGAGCATCAAATCGGACAAGTGGATTCGCCGCATGGCGCAGGAACACGGCATGATCGAGCCGTTCGTCGAGCGCCAGGTGCGCGGCAGCGACGACAGCCGTGTGATCTCCTACGGTGTGTCGAGCTACGGCTACGATGTGCGTTGCACCAATCATTTCAAGGTGTTCACCAACATCAATTCGGCCATCGTCGATCCGAAGAACTTCGACGCCGGCAGCTTCGTCGACGTTCACAGTGACGTCTGCATCATCCCGCCGAACTCCTTCGCCCTGGCCACGACCGTTGAATACTTCCGTATTCCGCGCAATGTCCTGACCATCTGCCTGGGCAAAAGCACCTACGCCCGTTGCGGCATCATCGTCAACGTCACCCCGCTCGAGCCTGAGTGGGAAGGCCAGGTGACCCTGGAGTTCTCGAACACCACCAACCTGCCGGCGAAGATCTACGCCAATGAAGGTGTGGCGCAGATGTTGTTCCTCGAATCCGACGAGGAATGCGAAGTCTCCTACAAGGACCGTGCCGGCAAGTACCAGGGCCAACGTGGCGTGACCCTGCCGCGCACCTGA